In Streptomyces chartreusis NRRL 3882, the following are encoded in one genomic region:
- a CDS encoding serine/threonine-protein kinase, with translation MRPVGSKYLLEEPLGRGATGTVWRARQRETAGAEAAVPGQPGETVAIKVLKEELAGDPDIVMRFLRERSVLLRLTHPNIVRVRDLVVEGELLALVMDLVEGPDLHRYLRENGPFSPVAAALLTAQIADALAASHADGVVHRDLKPANVLLQQYDGQMHPLLTDFGIARLADSPGLTRTQEFVGTPAYVAPESAEGRPQTSAVDIYGAGILLYELVTGRPPFSGGSALEVLHQHLSAEPRRPSTVPDPLWTIIERCLRKNPDERPSAENLARGLRVVAEGIGVHANSAQIAAAEGVGALLAPDPAPAPVPDTPGAGDADPTQILPQGAGSYDPNAATNVMPHTGGPAGAADPTAVLPAGPGRGAADPTAVMPPVPPGSPGHPGQQGGPEDPHPWQNQLRAARDRNEQTQVQYLDPNEDPLRRRPQRQVARPQQQPPRRQAPPPGPGYGHPQQQPQQYAPQPQRPQPPQRYAPPAPPPQQPQRPQREPRQPRQRSANPMRIPGLGCLKGCLFTIVILFVAGWLIWELSPLQEWIGTTKGYWDQLTDWFNTVTGWFEKLGGSSSGTN, from the coding sequence GTGCGGCCGGTAGGCAGCAAGTACCTGCTCGAGGAGCCGCTCGGACGCGGCGCCACGGGCACCGTCTGGCGAGCCCGCCAGCGCGAGACCGCGGGCGCCGAGGCGGCCGTGCCGGGACAGCCCGGCGAGACCGTCGCGATCAAGGTCCTCAAGGAGGAGCTGGCCGGCGACCCGGACATCGTCATGCGGTTTCTCCGGGAGCGCTCCGTCCTGCTCCGGCTGACCCACCCGAACATCGTCCGGGTCCGCGACCTGGTCGTCGAGGGCGAGCTGCTGGCGCTGGTCATGGACCTCGTCGAGGGCCCCGACCTGCACCGCTACCTGCGCGAGAACGGGCCTTTCAGCCCCGTCGCCGCGGCACTGCTCACCGCCCAGATCGCCGACGCGCTCGCCGCCAGCCACGCCGACGGCGTGGTCCACCGCGACCTCAAGCCGGCGAACGTCCTGCTCCAGCAGTACGACGGGCAGATGCACCCGCTGCTGACCGACTTCGGCATCGCCCGCCTGGCCGACTCCCCGGGCCTGACCCGCACCCAGGAGTTCGTCGGCACGCCCGCGTACGTCGCGCCCGAGTCCGCCGAGGGCCGCCCGCAGACCTCCGCCGTCGACATCTACGGCGCCGGCATCCTGCTGTACGAGCTGGTCACCGGCCGTCCGCCGTTCTCCGGCGGCTCCGCCCTGGAAGTGCTGCACCAGCACCTGAGCGCCGAGCCGCGCCGTCCCTCCACGGTCCCCGACCCGCTGTGGACGATCATCGAGCGCTGCCTGCGCAAGAACCCGGACGAGCGGCCCAGCGCCGAGAACCTCGCCCGTGGCCTGCGCGTCGTCGCCGAGGGCATCGGTGTGCACGCGAACTCCGCGCAGATCGCCGCCGCCGAGGGCGTCGGCGCGCTCCTGGCGCCCGACCCGGCGCCCGCACCCGTGCCGGACACGCCCGGCGCGGGCGACGCCGACCCCACCCAAATCCTCCCGCAGGGCGCCGGCTCGTACGACCCGAACGCCGCGACCAACGTCATGCCGCACACCGGCGGCCCGGCCGGCGCCGCCGACCCCACCGCCGTCCTGCCCGCCGGGCCGGGCCGGGGCGCGGCCGACCCGACCGCCGTCATGCCGCCGGTCCCGCCGGGCTCGCCCGGCCACCCCGGTCAGCAGGGCGGGCCCGAGGACCCGCACCCCTGGCAGAACCAGCTGCGGGCGGCCCGCGACCGCAACGAACAGACGCAGGTCCAGTACCTCGACCCGAACGAGGACCCGCTGCGCCGCCGCCCCCAGCGGCAGGTCGCCCGGCCCCAGCAGCAGCCTCCGCGCCGCCAGGCACCCCCGCCGGGGCCCGGCTACGGCCACCCGCAGCAGCAGCCCCAGCAGTACGCCCCCCAGCCCCAGCGGCCCCAGCCGCCGCAGCGGTATGCCCCGCCGGCGCCGCCGCCCCAGCAGCCGCAGCGGCCCCAGCGCGAGCCCCGGCAGCCGCGGCAGCGCAGCGCCAACCCGATGCGGATCCCCGGGCTCGGCTGCCTGAAGGGCTGTCTCTTCACGATCGTCATCCTGTTCGTCGCGGGCTGGCTGATCTGGGAGCTGAGCCCGCTCCAGGAGTGGATCGGCACCACCAAGGGCTACTGGGACCAGCTCACCGACTGGTTCAACACCGTGACCGGCTGGTTCGAGAAGCTCGGCGGTAGCAGTTCGGGCACGAACTGA
- a CDS encoding ABC transporter substrate-binding protein encodes MRMTSSTIRTRWSPQRDKATPQHRRAAKAAAAVAAGALALSLTACGGDDNNSSGSPGNTEEAASNVTLPKLDGTSLEIAAVWTGAEQANFKKVLAEFEKRTGAKVTFVPAQDPIINFIGSKVAGGQPPDIAMLPQPGAIKQAVDRGWAKPLGSEALKELGENYSQGWQDIGKVGGKQYGVYYKAANKSLIWYNNQVFENAGASEPETWPDLLNTAQTVYDSGVTPFSVGGAEGWTLTDWFENVYLSQAGPEKYDQLAKHEIKWTDPSVKDALTTLAQVWGKPDYIANGALQTDFPASVTQVFTGGDQPKAAMVAAGDFAQVNIPKSMKVGTDAKVFPFPAVGDNGPVVSGGDAAVILEDSKGAQALATWLASPDAAQIQAKLGGYLSPNKNVPNSAYPNAVQQRIAKALIDAGDDFRFDMSDQAPQAFGGTPGKGEWKILQDFLKNPKDIAGTQAKLEAEAAAAYGG; translated from the coding sequence ATGCGCATGACGAGCAGCACCATCCGGACACGCTGGTCGCCGCAGCGGGACAAGGCGACCCCCCAGCACCGCAGAGCCGCCAAGGCCGCGGCCGCCGTCGCCGCGGGAGCGCTCGCGCTCTCGCTCACCGCCTGCGGAGGCGACGACAACAACAGCAGCGGAAGCCCGGGCAACACCGAGGAGGCCGCCAGCAACGTCACCCTTCCGAAGCTCGACGGGACGAGCCTGGAGATCGCCGCCGTGTGGACCGGCGCCGAACAGGCCAACTTCAAGAAGGTCCTGGCGGAGTTCGAGAAGCGCACGGGCGCCAAGGTCACGTTCGTGCCCGCCCAGGACCCGATCATCAACTTCATCGGCTCGAAGGTGGCCGGCGGGCAGCCGCCGGACATCGCGATGCTGCCGCAGCCGGGCGCCATCAAACAGGCCGTCGACCGGGGCTGGGCCAAGCCGCTCGGCTCGGAGGCGCTCAAGGAGCTCGGCGAGAACTACTCGCAGGGCTGGCAGGACATCGGCAAGGTGGGCGGCAAGCAGTACGGCGTCTACTACAAGGCCGCCAACAAGTCCCTGATCTGGTACAACAACCAGGTCTTCGAGAACGCCGGGGCGAGTGAGCCCGAGACCTGGCCGGATCTGCTCAACACCGCGCAGACCGTCTACGACTCCGGCGTCACCCCGTTCTCCGTCGGCGGCGCCGAGGGCTGGACGCTGACCGACTGGTTCGAGAACGTGTACCTCTCGCAGGCCGGCCCGGAGAAGTACGACCAGCTGGCCAAGCACGAGATCAAGTGGACGGACCCGTCCGTGAAGGACGCGCTGACCACCCTCGCGCAGGTCTGGGGCAAGCCCGACTACATCGCGAACGGGGCCTTGCAGACCGACTTCCCGGCCTCCGTCACACAGGTCTTCACCGGCGGGGACCAGCCCAAGGCCGCCATGGTCGCCGCGGGCGACTTCGCACAGGTCAACATCCCGAAGAGCATGAAGGTCGGGACGGACGCGAAGGTGTTCCCGTTCCCGGCGGTCGGGGACAACGGGCCGGTGGTCTCGGGCGGTGACGCGGCCGTGATCCTGGAGGACTCGAAGGGAGCACAGGCGCTGGCCACCTGGCTGGCCTCGCCGGACGCCGCGCAGATTCAGGCGAAGCTCGGCGGTTACCTGTCGCCCAACAAGAACGTGCCGAACTCCGCGTACCCGAACGCGGTGCAGCAGAGGATCGCCAAGGCGCTCATCGACGCCGGTGACGACTTCCGCTTCGACATGTCCGACCAGGCCCCGCAGGCCTTCGGCGGCACCCCCGGCAAGGGCGAGTGGAAGATCCTCCAGGACTTCCTGAAGAACCCGAAGGACATCGCGGGCACGCAAGCGAAGCTGGAGGCCGAAGCGGCCGCGGCCTACGGAGGCTGA
- a CDS encoding FHA domain-containing protein: MQIRLTVVDPLGLAAPARDRAARCDVLVTAPAGTALAAVASGLAQVVLGGDGSGSPVLYAGEQRLDAQRCTLGEPPLTDGAVLSVGAPGEPEPHPELDDAPAQLQVVAGPDAGGVHLLHGGEIRIGRSADADVPLDDPDVSRLHCAVTVSADGRVSVADLDSTNGTTLDGTRVGGRALRFAPGALLRIGESALRLAPAGGPGGRVDTTPDGEGHVRVPGAVGGAGAGTRAPHSIPAGAARSSGPGSPADLGRSSGAAAPSGPDAPTRHAYGSAAWGTPGTAGHGSEDSAVVPGQGGAPRAEGRGAGAAAEASRPAGGVSEQGIARGQGGSGPAGPGGDSAHPASPSRDGARTASPEGVVRAPRQRGAAGGSSAAVSPDGVTSTPRQQGATRHGLGAGDTHAGRFGAGALGGSGQGAGPGAGDRHGDDGGGTGVGPHAPVSGGRPGDDGGPASAPDERSGRGRKGTPVRGTDVPPGTRRRGGLGAWARRLAGGRGEQGAPAGGAYEDEPADVAAEHSATVGPAVPETWPDPATLLLTALGPGPRLWERGPGHPEALAVRLGTADRAAPDGSGLLPAVPVTAGLREVGALGLAGPRARLAGLARAVLAQLTALHSPDTLEIVLIAADRSRPLAERTAEWSWLGWLPHVRPGHGQDCRLLLAYDREQAAARTDELLRRLEDQLADAGGGAPGADGLLGNVRYSRARATDGPSGDAPGPDAHGSEGPASSTAKPVPRRPSWARDDAPVPAPATGFAGPYTVLVVDGDPGGADLRAAVARLALEGPRAGIHVVCLAETAAASPASPVTETYEAACSVAPTFRQCGAVALLSGDVATALRLMRVARVGSEDSPAGPVGHGTIATVDAVSPAWAERFARALAPLRTDGSASERQPRVSAPLPQAARLLDELGLARATPASLMARWADAADDTEALGGRVRAVLGAGPRGPVCADLAAQGPHLLVEGPPGSGRTELLRAVVASLAAAERPDRLGIVLVDGRGGPGAGGGAGEGLRVCTDVPHVTTYLTAHDPVRMREFAQSLSAELKRRAELLGRSDFAEWHTGRELSGRMVAQRTATARGGAPAEATAGTAAGAGDLDSPPSSTMRLRPGAARRRTEAAPPLPRLVVVVDDLDALVSPALGSTGRPAAGSVMRALEAVAREGERLGVHLVAATGPCARTAETEPARRATLRVALDTPAPGPEEPAPGRGRLTCADGRVTPFQGGRVTGRIPRTATLRPTVVPLEWHRMGDPPARRPVRELGNGPTDLALLASALERAAREVSAAQVPSLL; encoded by the coding sequence ATGCAGATCCGGCTGACCGTCGTAGACCCGCTGGGCCTGGCGGCTCCGGCCCGGGACCGCGCCGCGCGCTGCGACGTGCTGGTCACTGCGCCCGCCGGCACGGCGCTCGCGGCGGTGGCCTCGGGGCTCGCCCAGGTGGTCCTCGGCGGTGACGGCTCGGGTTCCCCGGTGCTGTACGCCGGGGAGCAGCGGCTCGACGCCCAGCGCTGCACGCTCGGCGAGCCACCGCTGACCGACGGTGCCGTGCTGTCCGTGGGCGCGCCGGGCGAGCCGGAGCCGCATCCCGAGCTGGACGACGCCCCGGCCCAGCTCCAGGTGGTCGCCGGGCCCGACGCCGGTGGCGTCCACCTGCTGCACGGCGGCGAGATCCGCATCGGCCGCTCCGCCGACGCCGACGTGCCGCTGGACGACCCGGACGTCTCCCGGCTGCACTGCGCGGTGACGGTGAGCGCCGACGGCCGCGTCTCGGTGGCCGACCTCGACTCCACGAACGGCACGACGCTGGACGGCACGCGTGTCGGCGGCCGGGCGCTCCGTTTCGCCCCCGGGGCGCTGCTGCGGATCGGCGAATCGGCCCTGCGACTGGCTCCCGCCGGGGGGCCGGGGGGCCGGGTGGACACGACGCCGGACGGGGAGGGGCACGTGCGCGTGCCGGGTGCCGTCGGCGGGGCGGGGGCGGGCACGCGCGCGCCGCATTCCATCCCTGCCGGGGCCGCCAGGTCTTCGGGCCCTGGGAGTCCGGCCGACCTGGGCAGATCCTCCGGGGCTGCCGCGCCCTCCGGCCCTGACGCGCCGACCCGTCACGCTTACGGCTCGGCGGCCTGGGGCACGCCGGGTACCGCGGGGCACGGCTCGGAGGACTCGGCGGTGGTGCCGGGGCAGGGCGGGGCACCTCGGGCCGAGGGCAGGGGTGCGGGAGCTGCCGCGGAGGCTTCGCGGCCGGCTGGCGGTGTGTCGGAGCAGGGCATCGCCAGGGGCCAGGGGGGCTCGGGGCCCGCCGGCCCCGGCGGAGACTCGGCGCACCCTGCGTCCCCGTCACGGGATGGGGCGCGTACGGCGTCGCCGGAAGGCGTGGTCCGGGCTCCGCGGCAGCGCGGCGCCGCCGGGGGCTCATCGGCGGCGGTCTCCCCCGACGGCGTCACCAGCACACCCCGGCAGCAGGGTGCGACGCGGCACGGGCTCGGCGCCGGGGACACACACGCGGGGCGATTCGGGGCCGGGGCGCTGGGCGGTTCCGGCCAGGGAGCCGGTCCGGGCGCAGGCGATCGCCACGGCGACGACGGCGGCGGCACGGGCGTAGGCCCTCATGCCCCGGTCAGCGGCGGTCGCCCCGGGGACGACGGCGGCCCGGCGAGCGCCCCGGACGAGCGGTCCGGGCGCGGGCGCAAGGGCACTCCTGTGCGGGGCACCGACGTTCCGCCGGGGACGCGCAGGCGGGGCGGGCTCGGCGCGTGGGCGCGGCGGCTGGCCGGCGGGCGTGGCGAGCAGGGGGCTCCCGCGGGCGGGGCGTACGAGGACGAGCCGGCCGACGTGGCGGCGGAGCACTCGGCGACCGTCGGGCCGGCGGTGCCGGAGACCTGGCCGGATCCGGCCACGCTGCTGCTGACGGCGCTGGGGCCGGGGCCCCGGCTGTGGGAGCGCGGGCCGGGGCACCCGGAGGCGCTGGCGGTCCGCCTCGGCACGGCCGACCGGGCCGCGCCGGACGGCTCCGGGCTGCTGCCCGCGGTGCCGGTGACCGCCGGGCTGCGCGAGGTCGGCGCACTGGGACTGGCCGGGCCCCGGGCGCGGCTCGCCGGGCTGGCCCGTGCCGTGCTGGCGCAGCTCACCGCGCTGCACTCCCCCGACACACTGGAGATCGTCCTGATCGCCGCGGACCGCTCCCGCCCCCTGGCGGAGCGCACCGCCGAGTGGTCCTGGCTGGGCTGGCTGCCGCATGTCCGTCCCGGACACGGACAGGACTGCCGCCTGCTGCTCGCCTACGACCGGGAGCAGGCCGCCGCCCGCACCGACGAGCTCCTGCGCCGCCTGGAGGACCAGCTGGCGGACGCGGGAGGCGGCGCGCCGGGGGCCGACGGGCTGCTGGGCAACGTGCGCTATTCCAGAGCCCGGGCGACCGACGGCCCGAGCGGCGACGCGCCGGGCCCCGATGCTCACGGCAGTGAGGGTCCGGCGAGCAGCACCGCCAAACCCGTGCCCCGCCGCCCCTCGTGGGCCCGGGACGACGCCCCCGTCCCCGCGCCGGCCACCGGCTTCGCCGGCCCGTACACCGTCCTCGTCGTGGACGGCGATCCCGGCGGCGCCGACCTGCGTGCGGCCGTCGCGCGGCTGGCGCTGGAAGGCCCCCGGGCCGGGATCCATGTCGTCTGCCTGGCCGAGACCGCGGCAGCCTCCCCGGCCTCACCCGTGACGGAGACCTACGAGGCGGCCTGCTCGGTGGCGCCGACGTTCCGGCAGTGCGGTGCCGTCGCGCTGCTCAGCGGGGACGTGGCGACGGCCCTGCGGCTGATGCGTGTGGCCCGGGTGGGGAGCGAGGACTCACCGGCCGGACCCGTCGGGCACGGCACCATCGCCACCGTCGACGCCGTCTCCCCCGCGTGGGCCGAGCGGTTCGCGCGGGCGCTGGCGCCGCTGCGTACGGACGGCTCGGCGAGTGAGCGGCAGCCGCGCGTCTCGGCGCCGCTGCCCCAGGCGGCACGGCTGCTGGACGAGCTGGGCCTGGCCCGTGCCACCCCGGCGTCGTTGATGGCGCGCTGGGCGGACGCGGCCGACGACACCGAGGCGCTGGGCGGGCGGGTGCGCGCGGTGCTGGGCGCCGGGCCGCGCGGCCCGGTCTGCGCGGACCTCGCGGCCCAGGGACCGCATCTGCTGGTCGAGGGCCCGCCGGGCAGCGGCCGTACGGAGCTGCTGCGGGCGGTCGTCGCATCCCTGGCCGCCGCCGAGCGGCCGGACCGGCTGGGCATCGTGCTGGTCGACGGCCGGGGCGGCCCCGGCGCGGGCGGCGGGGCCGGCGAGGGACTGCGCGTGTGTACGGACGTCCCGCATGTCACCACGTACCTCACGGCCCACGACCCGGTCCGGATGCGCGAGTTCGCGCAGTCCCTGAGCGCCGAGCTGAAACGGCGCGCCGAGCTGCTGGGGCGGTCCGACTTCGCCGAGTGGCACACCGGGCGCGAGCTGTCGGGCCGTATGGTCGCCCAGCGCACGGCGACGGCCCGGGGCGGCGCTCCGGCCGAGGCGACCGCCGGGACGGCCGCCGGGGCCGGGGATCTCGACTCCCCGCCCAGTTCGACGATGCGGCTGCGGCCCGGGGCGGCCCGGCGGCGGACGGAGGCGGCGCCGCCGCTGCCCCGGCTCGTCGTGGTCGTGGACGACCTGGACGCGCTGGTCTCACCCGCCCTCGGCTCGACCGGACGGCCCGCGGCCGGGTCGGTGATGCGGGCGCTGGAGGCCGTGGCCCGGGAGGGCGAGCGGCTGGGCGTCCACCTGGTGGCCGCCACCGGCCCGTGCGCCCGTACGGCCGAGACGGAACCGGCGCGCCGGGCCACCCTCCGCGTCGCGCTCGACACCCCCGCCCCGGGGCCGGAGGAGCCCGCACCCGGCCGGGGCAGGCTGACCTGTGCGGACGGGCGGGTCACACCGTTCCAGGGCGGGCGGGTCACCGGCCGTATCCCCCGGACGGCGACGCTGCGTCCCACGGTCGTACCGCTGGAATGGCACCGCATGGGTGACCCTCCGGCCCGGCGTCCGGTGCGGGAGCTCGGAAACGGCCCGACCGACCTGGCACTGTTGGCCAGCGCGCTGGAAAGGGCGGCGCGGGAGGTCTCGGCGGCTCAGGTGCCGTCGCTTCTGTAG
- a CDS encoding serine/threonine-protein kinase, translated as MARKIGSRYTAHQILGRGSAGTVWLGEGPEGPVAIKLLREDLASDQELVGRFVQERTALLGLEHPHVVSVRDLVVDGNDLALVMDLVRGTDLRTRLERDRRLAPEAAVAISADIADGLAAAHAAGVVHRDVKPENVLLDMQGPLGPGGSHRALLTDFGVAKLIDTPRRTKATKIIGTPDYLAPEIVEGLPPRASVDIYALATVLYELLAGFTPFGGGHPGAVLRRHVTETVVPLPGIPDELWQLLVQCLAKAPASRLRASELGARLRELLPMLAGMPPLEVDEPDTESAEEADREEQPAGPAPAERVRRRGAVPLVPGAKPADSNRDTHTSMRVPAPDELAGGAHGTARAPRASGTPRPGSARNRALARRRRVALGAGAVVLAAAVGVGAWLSTSGDDASAPPQDTKNSAPQSP; from the coding sequence TTGGCACGGAAGATCGGCAGCCGGTACACCGCCCACCAGATCCTGGGGCGGGGCAGCGCCGGCACGGTGTGGCTGGGCGAGGGTCCCGAAGGCCCCGTCGCCATCAAGCTGCTGCGCGAGGACCTCGCGTCCGACCAGGAACTCGTCGGGCGGTTCGTGCAGGAGCGCACGGCGCTGCTCGGCCTGGAGCACCCGCACGTGGTGTCGGTGCGCGACCTGGTCGTCGACGGCAACGACCTGGCGCTGGTCATGGACCTCGTCCGGGGCACCGACCTGCGGACCCGGCTGGAGCGGGACCGCCGCCTCGCGCCCGAGGCGGCCGTCGCGATCTCGGCCGACATCGCCGACGGGCTGGCGGCCGCGCACGCCGCGGGCGTCGTGCACCGGGACGTGAAGCCGGAGAACGTCCTCCTGGACATGCAGGGCCCCCTGGGCCCGGGCGGCTCCCACCGCGCCCTGCTGACCGACTTCGGCGTGGCGAAACTCATCGACACCCCGCGCCGGACCAAGGCCACGAAGATCATCGGCACGCCGGACTACCTCGCCCCGGAGATCGTCGAGGGGCTGCCGCCCCGCGCCTCCGTCGACATCTACGCCCTCGCCACGGTCCTCTACGAGCTGCTCGCGGGCTTCACCCCGTTCGGCGGCGGCCACCCGGGCGCGGTCCTGCGCCGCCACGTCACGGAGACGGTCGTCCCGCTGCCCGGCATCCCCGACGAGCTGTGGCAGCTGCTCGTCCAGTGCCTCGCCAAGGCCCCGGCCTCGCGGCTGCGGGCCTCGGAGCTCGGGGCCCGGCTGCGGGAGCTGCTGCCGATGCTGGCGGGCATGCCGCCGCTGGAGGTGGACGAGCCGGACACGGAGTCCGCCGAGGAGGCAGACCGGGAGGAGCAGCCCGCCGGACCGGCACCGGCCGAGCGGGTCCGGCGGCGGGGCGCGGTCCCTCTGGTGCCGGGCGCGAAACCGGCGGACTCCAACCGGGACACCCACACCTCGATGCGCGTACCGGCCCCCGACGAGCTGGCCGGGGGCGCCCACGGCACGGCCCGGGCCCCGCGCGCGTCGGGCACGCCCCGGCCGGGGTCGGCCCGCAACCGCGCCCTGGCCCGGCGCCGCCGCGTGGCCCTCGGCGCGGGCGCGGTCGTCCTGGCGGCGGCGGTCGGCGTCGGGGCGTGGCTGTCCACCTCGGGCGACGACGCGAGCGCACCTCCCCAGGACACGAAGAACTCGGCCCCGCAGTCCCCCTGA
- the prfB gene encoding peptide chain release factor 2, with the protein MAVVDVSEELKSLSSTMESIEAVLDLDKLRADIAVLEEQAAAPSLWDNPDEAQKITSKLSHLQAEVRKAEALRGRIDDLAVLFEMAEEEDDPDTRAEAESELVAVKKALDEMEVRTLLSGEYDAREALVNIRAEAGGVDAADFAEKLQRMYLRWAEQRGYKTEIYETSYAEEAGIKSTTFAVQAPYAYGTLSVEQGTHRLVRISPFDNQGRRQTSFAGVEILPVVEQSDHVDIDESELRVDVYRSSGPGGQGVNTTDSAVRITHIPTGIVVSCQNERSQIQNRATAMNVLQAKLLERRRQEEQAKMDALKGDGGNSWGNQMRSYVLHPYQMVKDLRTEFEVGNPEAVFNGEIQGFLEAGIRWRKQQEK; encoded by the coding sequence GTGGCAGTCGTCGATGTATCCGAAGAGCTCAAGTCCCTCTCCTCGACCATGGAGTCGATCGAGGCCGTTCTGGACCTCGACAAGCTGAGGGCAGACATCGCCGTGCTCGAGGAGCAGGCGGCCGCGCCGTCCCTGTGGGACAACCCCGATGAGGCGCAGAAGATCACCAGCAAGCTGTCCCACCTCCAGGCCGAGGTGCGCAAGGCGGAGGCCCTGCGCGGTCGTATCGACGACCTCGCGGTTCTCTTCGAGATGGCCGAGGAGGAGGACGACCCGGACACCCGTGCCGAGGCGGAGTCCGAGCTCGTCGCCGTGAAGAAGGCGCTGGACGAGATGGAGGTCCGCACGCTCCTGTCCGGCGAGTACGACGCCCGGGAGGCCCTGGTGAACATCCGGGCCGAGGCCGGCGGCGTCGACGCCGCCGACTTCGCCGAGAAGCTCCAGCGCATGTACCTGCGGTGGGCCGAGCAGCGCGGCTACAAGACCGAGATCTACGAGACGTCGTACGCGGAGGAGGCCGGCATCAAGTCGACCACCTTCGCCGTCCAGGCGCCCTACGCGTACGGCACGCTCTCCGTCGAGCAGGGCACGCACCGGCTGGTGCGCATCTCGCCCTTCGACAACCAGGGCCGGCGGCAGACCTCCTTCGCGGGCGTGGAGATCCTGCCCGTGGTGGAGCAGTCCGACCACGTCGACATCGACGAGAGCGAGCTGCGGGTCGACGTCTACCGGTCCTCGGGCCCCGGTGGTCAGGGCGTGAACACCACGGACTCCGCGGTGCGCATCACCCACATCCCCACCGGCATCGTCGTCTCCTGCCAGAACGAGCGCTCGCAGATCCAGAACCGGGCGACGGCCATGAACGTGCTCCAGGCCAAGCTGCTGGAGCGGCGCCGCCAGGAGGAGCAGGCCAAGATGGACGCCCTCAAGGGCGACGGCGGCAACTCCTGGGGCAACCAGATGCGTTCGTACGTGCTGCACCCGTACCAGATGGTCAAGGACCTGCGCACCGAGTTCGAGGTCGGTAACCCCGAGGCCGTTTTCAACGGGGAGATCCAAGGATTCCTCGAAGCCGGAATTCGCTGGCGCAAGCAGCAGGAGAAGTAA